The Phycisphaerae bacterium region TGCCTCATCTGGTCGGCCAGGATGTGCGGGAAATAGCGAGGTGTCCAGTAGTTGATGCCGACGTAGTCGTAGAATCGCACCGCTCCCGCTTTTCTCACCCACTCGGCGGCGATTCGTTGGTCGATCTCCTTGTATTTGGGGTCGAAGTTCTGTGCCGTATCCTCGCAGAGAACGACGGTGACGTTATGACCGATGTGCTCCACCGTCTTCGGCGGGGTGGTGGTCAACTGGTAGGCGAAGACGCCGAGTTGGCGGTCGGGGAACTCCTTGGCCGTTTGTGCCGCGACCCTGGCGATAAGCTGGAAGTAGCTTTCGGAGAAGTTCCACATGCCGTTGTACGGCTCGGACTTGCCGTCGACGGCCAGACAGCGATCGCACTTGCACGCCGTCAGGTTGTCGTTGACGCCGAAATTGGTTCCGCCTTCTCGAACGTATCTCATGAAGATATCGAACATGTCGGGGTGGGTGAAACAGGGGTGTACGTCGTGTTCGACGTGCCGCTTGCCGTCCCAGAAAGCAAAGTACTCAGGATGATCACCGTATTTCTGCGGGTTCACCACCTGATTCAGCGCATGACCCGTCCCGTGATAGGGGAGCTTGACGCCTTCGTGCGTCATCCGCATTCGTCGTCCGAAGTCGTCGGAGGGCATCCTGCCCCACATCTGACGTCCATAGAATGAGGGGTTTTCCAGATAGGCTCCGCCTGGGGCATTCGGTTTGACATTGATTGCAAGCGATGTCGCCTTCGGCACGACCTCCCACAGCGGACCCGCGTAATACCAGCGGACGCCAAACTGGTCCTGCAGGATTGTGTAGACGCCGTTGGCCGTACCCTGGGGAATGTTGCCCGCGACGATCAGGTTCTCGCCCAGCCGGGCGATCACGAAACCATCGAGCTTGATATGCTTTCGGGCTTCGGCCGTGTCGTCGTATAGTGAAGTCTCGCCGATGTGCAGCGTCGGACCGGGCAGATCTTCGGTTCCCCTGGTGACTTTGAGTTCCGCACCGCTAATCAGCTCGACGTACTTCGTCAGATCCTTGACTGCCGCATCCAGCACCGGGTTCTCACCGGCGACGAGGATTTCAACGACTGGCTTGCGTTCCTGGACGATCACGCAGGATGTCACATCCGCGGCGCGGGTCACGTGCCAACCCGTTACCCCGTGGCTGATCGCGGTCATCAGCAACACCCGTGCGATAGGGCACGTTTTCATGGCAAAGCTCCGCCTGTTCAGGCCCCGAACGCCGTGTACGGTCGGCCGAGGATCCTCAGCCGACACGGATTCCTGATCAGGTAATGTTAACCGGGGGTTGCGATCGGGCAAAGTCAGCGGCTGTTTCGACCCGGGCCTGATCGGCTATAATGCCCGCTGCCACAAGCACGGGCGTGCCGCGAGGAAGGCAGGGCGTCGCCCGATCGGAGTGGACGAAACGATGGCCAGCACGCCGTCAGTCGCGATCATCATTGCCACGATGAACCGCCGGGACGTGGTGCTGTTCACGCTGGCCCGATTGCACGAACCGAATCGTATTCCCGGCGACTACGAAATCGCCGTCTGCGTCAATCCGTCGAGCGACAACACGGTCAAGGCGATCCGGGAGCGATTTCCTGACGTCCGAGTGATCAGTCTTGAGCGCAATCTCGGCAGTTGCGCCAAGGCCATCGGCGTTGCGGAGACCCGATCGGAATACGTTGTCTTTCTTGATGACGATTCTCATCCCTGGCCGGACGCGATTGCCCGGATGTTCGAGAAGTTCCGGGCCGACAAGCGGTTGGGAGCGGCGGCGTTCACCGTTCACCTGCCCGACGGCCGGCAGGAGTGCAGCGCCCTGCCCGGCGTTTTTGTGGGGTGTGGCGTGGGGTTTCGACGGGCTGCCCTGGATGCCGTGGGGGGGCTCGACGGCTCGTTTTTCATGCAAGCCGAGGAATATGACCTGAGCTTTCGCCTGGCGGCAGGCGGCTGGAAGGTCAAGACCTTCACGGATCTGGGTGTCGATCACCTCAAGACGCCCACTGCCCGCCTCAGCGGCCGAACGGTGCGGTACGATACCCGAAACAACCGAATCGTTATTGCCCGTTACCTGCCCGATGAGTACGAGGAGGTTTACCGGCAGGACTGGATGCAGCGGTATCGATGGATCGGCGAAGCCAACGGGCATCTCCGGGATTACTGGAGGGGCCGGCTTGCCGGAGCGTTTCGCGCGACGCGCGATCGCCGGACCTACGCTCGTTGGCGGTTGTCTTCGACGGCGTTCGAATCATTGTTTCGTGTCAAGCACATCGCGAGCCAGATGCAGCGGCTGGCCGACAGCGGCGTCCGGCGCATCATTCTCGCGGACCTGGGCAAGAACATCTATCCGTTCGTTTACGGCGCTCAGTCGGCAGGGCTTGAGGTCCTGTGCATCGCCGATGACCGTTTCGCGCGGCCCGGGCGTCGTTATCGAGGCATTCCGGTCGTCGAGACGGCCGAGTCGCTGATGATGAAAGGCGATGCCATCGTCGTTTCCAACGCATCAGCCGTTCACGCGGAGAGCCGCCATCGCGCCTTGGAGAAGGCGACCGATCTGCCGATTCACAGGTGGTTCGGATATGACAAGCCCTTGCCCGAGGGCGTTTAGTCTCTTCCGTCGCAACTGGTGTGCATTTTGCGCGTGTGTTTCTGGATCGCAGAGCACCTGGGTTGCGGTCCGCAAAAAGGCGGTCGGCCTCAGGTTCAGGGTTGAAGATGGTCAGGCATGAGGGGTTTGCCCTTGGCCACCGGACAAGCCAGTCGCCTGCCCAGGAGTTCGCTTTCGCGTCCCGGAGCCAGGCCCCCGCCCGGTCGCAGCCAGTCCAGATGCTCCCATTTCAGCACCGTTCCGGCCGGAAGATCCCGTGCGGCCACGATGGAGCGTCGCGTCGCAAGGGCCAGGGGCTGCTCGGCTTCGAGCATGCGCTTTTCCTGCGAACCGAGCATCTCCTCGGCCAACCGTACACGGCGGACCAGGTCGGCCATATCCGACGGGTCGGCCGACAATCGGTGATCGCGGAAGTCGGAGTATGTCTTGGAGATGGTGAAATGCTTTTCAATGATGCGAGCACCGCACGCCACCGAGAGCACGGCCGCCTCAATGCCGACGGTATGATCCGAATACCCCACCGTCACGCCCAGCGAGGCCAGTTTCCGAATGGCCAGCAAATTGGCATCCTTGGCGGGTGTCGGGTAACTGACGACGCAATGCAGGACGGCCAGGCCCGGATCAACGCCCAGCTCCGTCCAGATCCGCTCGATGAAGCCTTTTGTCCGACGCACATCCTCCAGGTCCGCCAAGCCGGCCGAAAGGATGATCGGCTTGCCCGTCCGGGCGATTACGTCGATCAGCGGGAAGAAGTTGTTGTCGCCGGAGGCGATCTTGAACGCGGGGACGAGCGGCGCAAGAAACCCGGCGCTCTGCAGATCAAACGGCGTTGAGAGGAAGAGGACGCCGGCATTCGTCGCCACTTCCTGCAATCGGGCAAACTGCTCATACGATAGCTGGAAGCGTCGTAGCATTGCCAGACGTTTCTCTTCGCCGGGTGAAACGAGTCGTTCCGGCACGATGGTCTGGAACTTGACCGCGTCGACCCCCGCCTGGGCGGCCCGGAGGATCATCTCTTGCGCAAGCGAATAAGAGCCTTCGTGGTTGTTGCCGATCTCGGCCGCCACCATCACTCGCTGATTCAGATCGAGCTCGCCTATTCGCATGCTGCGGCCTCAAGCATGGTGATAGTGAAATACGTATTGGGCCTCGGTCATTCGGAAACCGGCGCTCTCGTAGAGCCTTACGGAAGCGATATTGGCTATCTGCGTGCCAACGCGAATCAGTTCGCCCGCGCGGGTTCTCGACTCCACAAACGCGATCATCTCCGCGCCGAGTCCCCGGCGCCGATAGCGTTCGTCGACGGCGATCAGATCGATGACCAGCGATCCGTCGGCGGCTCGGAGCAACTGCAGGAAGCCCGCGACCTCTTCGTCGACCTGGATGACAACCATCTGATGTCCCCGGGTGCCGGCGAAGTATGCGGCCACCCAATCGGCCTTGATCCGGTCGGCGGTTTCCCTCGGGATCTGGGGGTCGAGGTGGAATCGCGAGTATCTGAAGCTGCTCCGGGCCAACTCGACGGTGGCGTCGCGATCCGACGGCTTGGCCAGTCGAACCCCTGAGTCTTCCGTTTCCTGGCGACCCGGATAAGCCTTCTTCTCGAAGATGACGTTGGTGTCCACGAGGCGAAAATCATGTCGCTGGAGAAAACGCAGGCCTTCCATGAAAGTCGGCGAGACCTTCGTGTAGACGAACGCGGGCCTATTGAGAATCGCCAGCAGAGCGTCCCGTTCAGCCTCGCCGGCCGGGTCGAGCAAGGCCTCATCGACGGTCAGACGGTACGTTTCACGGCCGAGCCTCTCGGCCAACCAGGCATCCGGCTTGAGGTGATCGGTAACGCCGCTCATGGCAGACCTCCATGTCCATCGGGCCAACGTGGCCGTCGTTTTCGGTACCGCTGCGCGCAGCCGCCCGGTAGCGTTTCAATCTTCCGCGCCAGATGCTCAGGCCGCACAGGCCGGGGCGAACAGCTCCTTGTACCAGCGGGCGTACTCGGCCATGCCGAGCTCCAACGGATACCGAGGCTGGTAACCGATCAATCGCTTCGCCTTGTCCACGCAAAGGGTACCGCGGTCGGGCATCAGATTATCCTTCGGCGTATACTCGACCTTAATACCGGGAAAGTGCCCGGCCACGATCCCGGCCAACTCGGCGATCGACCGCGACTGCCCGTAAGTCAGATTGAACGTCTGGTTCAGTGCGTTCTCGTTCTCCAACACGTTCACGATACCCGAGACCAGGTCTGCGATGTAGGTGAAGTCCAGTCGATCCGAACCATCGCCGTTGACGGTGATGGGCAGGCCCCGGGCGGCGTTTTCCATGAAGATCTGGCTGACGCGGCGACTGATACAGCGCTCGCCGTAGAGGGCCGAGGGGCGAACGATGGTATACGGGAGGTTGAACACCTGATTGTAGGCGATAACGATTTTCTCGCCGGCGAATTTCAGGGCTCCGTAGATACCCAGGGGCTCGCAGACGGTGTCCTCATCGACCGTGGGGGTCTTGAAGTTGCCGTAGACCATGCTCGATGAGAGATAGACGAAGTGGCGTATATGCAGCTTTGTGGCCCGGGCGATGTCCAGGGCGTTTTCCAGCGTCCGCAGGCTGTGATCGAACGTGGAAAAGGGGTCCTTGTTGGACTTGCCGGCATGGGCCACCGCCGCCAAGTGGACGATGGCGTCCGGGTCGAAGGAGGCGAGCACCTGCGACAGGCCGTTGTAGTCGCGGGCATCCATCACCTCCAACGGGATGGCACGGTCCTCCAGCAGGTCAAGCCGTTCGCGGATTACCCGCAGGTAGAGTTCGGCGTTCGCGTTCGTCCTGCCTTCACGATGCAGGCTGTAGAGATTGTTGACCGCCAGACTGTCCACCACGAGCACCTCGGCACCGAGACTCTTGAGCCTCAAAGCCAGGTGGTGGCCGATGAAGCCCGCCCCGCCAACCAACGCGATTCGACGTTCAGAAAAGTCGCTCATCAGTTGATTCCAGAAAGAACTTCCTCAATTGCTGACACCATGTAGTCCACGTCTTCCCGATTCACATGCGGCCCAACGGGCAGTGCCACGCCGCGGTCGCTGATCATCGACGCGACGGGAAACGCGTCCTCCGCGCAGCCGTACTTCCTGCGATAATAGGTCATGCGCGGCACGGGCTTGGGGTAATAGACACTCGTTCCGACGCCCCTGGCCTTGAGGGCCTCCATGATCTCGGGCCGTCGCTCCGCCCATTTCGGCTGGAGGAGCATTACCATGCAGTAGTAGGAGCTCTGGAAATGCTCGTGCGTGGATTGCAGGAGCTCGATACCCGGTATTTCCTTCAACGCGGCCTCAAGGGCCTCGTGGTTCTCACGCCGTCGCCGCAGGAACTCCGGCAGCTTCTTCATCTGCTCGATACCCATGGCCGCCCCGATCTCATTGAGTCGATAGTTCAGCCCGAGTCCCTGTACGTCGTACATACCCGGCACGCGTCGGTCCTCGACCACGTTCCGGTCGATGCCGAAGGCCCGCAGTCTGGCGACTGATTCGTTGACCGTCCGGTGGCGGGAGATGACCATGCCGCCCTCGCCGGTGGTGATGTGCTTTACCGGATAGAACGAGAAGCAGCCTACATCGCCAAGCAGACCCGCGTGAATGCCCCGGTAATACGTGCCGAGCGCCAGGGCGCAGTCTTCAACAACGAACAGGTTGTGACGCCGCGCCATGTCCATGACCGCGTCCATGTCCACCGGCAGGCCGAGATAGTGGACCACGGCCAAGGCCTTGGTTCGCTCATTGATCAGCGGCTCGATGCGAGAAATGTCGATATTGCCGGTCTTCGGCTCAGAGTCCACAAACACCGGCCTGGCCCCGACGAGTTCCACGCAATGAGCCGTGGCGGTATGCGTCTGGGTCGGCACGATGACTTCATCGCCGGGCCCGAGGCCCAGGTGCATATACACCAAGTGCATTGATGCGGTGCACGAAGCCGTCGCCACCGCGGCCGGCGCACCCGTGAAGGCCGCGAAGGCCCGCTCAAACTCTTTCACCCGGGGCCCGTGCGTCAGGGTGACGTCGTTCAGCACCTCGGCCACCGCCCGCCGTTCCGCTTCGTCAATCATCGGACGTCCAAACGGTATCTGTCTCATCAGCTTTGCCTAGAGATAGTTCACTTCGACCGCGCCGGCCTGCCTGGTTGCCCGCTCGATGGCAACACAGATGGACATTGCCCTAAACGCGTCGTCCGCGGTTACCGCCGGCCGGGTTCCTTCCAGAATCGCGTTCACAAAGCTGCGAATCAGGTCGCCCTTGTGAACACCGGGGTACTCGGTCCGGATCTCCTGCACCGGATCGGCCGGCTCACGCGACTGATACAACCGGGCGCAGTCTCGGTCGTTCACGAATGTTCCACGGCTGCCGTAAACCGTCAGACCGTGAAAATGCGGCATCACACAGCCGAAATTCGCCGTCACCTTTCCGACCATTCCGCTTTCGAACCGCAGGCAGGCGACCACCATATCATCGAACCGGAAGGCCGAGTCCTTCGAGCAGATCCGGTTTCCGTAAGCCTGCACTTCCACGATTGTGTCGCCGGTCAGCCACAGCAGCAGATCCACCATGTGGACCGCACCGCCATGCACGACGGAGTAATAGGTTGCTTGCCCGCGCCATCCTTGCGTCAGTTTGTGCAGCCGTCCGTAGTTGTAGTCGGCTTCCGCGTAGTACAGCTCGCCCAGCTTGCCGGTATCGATCATGTTCTTGAGCGAGGTGAACCGCGGCGACATCCGCAGCACCAAATTCGACGACAGCACCGTGCCGGGATGCTCCTCCAGCAGTGTTCGTAGTTGTCGTCCTTCCTCTTCGCGCAGGAACATCGGTTTCTCCACGAATACGTGCTTGCCGTTGCGGATTGCCCGTGCGGCCTGCTCGAAGTGAAAATGGTCGTAGGTCGCGATCGACACCACGTCGACGGACGGATCGTCCAGCACCTCTTCTGCATTTGCCTTCATCGCTACGCCCGGATGGCGGGCGGCGACTTCTCGTCGTTTGTCCTCGTTGAAATCGCACAGGGCGACCACCTCGCAGCCTGGATGCTCCCGGTAACCGGCGATGTGCCGCTCACCAACCCCCAAGCCGATGATGCCCACTCTGAGCTTGCTCATGTCAAAGCGGCCAAGCCTGCCTGAGCCGCCCCGCGCCGGTAGAGTTCAACAACCTCCGACAGGCTGTACTGCCAGTGCGGCTTTTCCATCAGCCCCACGATCCGGCAGAAGACCTCGTAATCAGCTCTAGTATCGACCGATAAGCGGATCTCCCTGAGTTGCGCGGGTGCACTGATATTGAGTATGCTGAATGCTTGATGATTCTCATAGAAGTAAGACGTCACGTGTTCGACATGCGAGGGTTTCGACATCCTGGACAATGCCCGCCTGAAAGCCGGCGCGGAAACCACCTCGACCGACTGCCCCGTTGGGTAAGATCTGGGGAAGACGTTCGTGACCAGGTCGTGGTTGCCGGTTAAGAAGGCGTCCACGGATCGGTCAACCAGGGCTTGATCCAGCAGTGGGCTGTCGCCGCTGATGCGCACGAATCCCTCGAAGCCGTAATGGTCAAGGGCATCGGCGAATCGCCTCGCCACGTTATCCAGGTCGCCCCGAAAGCACTTCAAGGCCCGCTGCTGACAGAAATCCGCCACGGGGTCGTCGGAAGCGTCTCGTGACGTTAGGACGATGACGGTGGAGACTCGATGGCAATGCGCCAAGCGCTCCATCAGGTAGGCCAGTAACGGTCGGCCGGCAACATCGAGCATTACCTTGCCGGGAAGGCGCTGCGAAGTCATTCGAGCCTGAACGAACACCGGGATTTCTGCAGCGCAACCGGCCAAAGGTAGCTCCTGGAATCGTGACCGTCGAAGCTGAGGCGGGATCTGGTACCATCGCCTGACGGGAGGTCGGCGCGGTACAATTTGCACGTCCCTGTTCTCAGCTTGTCCGATAGTACATCGGCAACTCCACGTGGCCGGGTCGTCTCGGCGATGGCTGGAAATGAACTTGGTGATAGCAGTTCGCCTGATAGGGAGCAGGGGTGGCGAAAAACCGACAGACAGTTAGCCTTTATGTGCCAGCTTACAACGCTGGGAGGACGCTGGCTTGTTGCCTGGCTTCCGTCCTTCGGATGAGACCTCGGCCGGACGAACTCATCGTCGTCGACGACGGGTCCACCGACGACACGCCTCGGATTGCGCGTCAAGCCGGCTTCGCGCTGGTCAGGCACCCTGAGAACAGGGGGGTCGCAACGGCCCGCAACACCGCTATCAGGACGGCACGGGGCAAGTTGGTGGCGTCGCTGGACGCTGACCAGATCGCGCCTCGCGATTGGCTTGCCAGGATGCTCAAGAATTTCGAGGGTAGAAGGAGGATCGTTGGATGTTGCGGCCGGGTTGTGGAGAAACACACGGATACCATCGCCGATCGCTGGCGAGCGGTTCACATGAAATTGAGCTTCGGCATGCGGCGCTCTTACGATCCTCGATGGCTTCACGGTGGCACGATGCTCGTTCGCGACGCCGTCCTTGATGTGGGGTTATACAACGAGCGATGCCTGCGGGCATACGAGGACGTTGAACTTGTCGCTCGGCTGAAGGCAGCGGGTCATGTTCTGCTCTACGATCCGACGATCATCGCGACTCACCTGAAGAGAAGCCGCCCTGGTGACGTTGTGAGGGATTTCTGGAGCTACTGGGCGGCCAAGAACGAAATCGAGGGCGCGTACAAATCGCTGGCGGCCGCGTGTCGGTTGATGATCGCGCGTCAGATGGGAATCGCCGCGTATCGTATCGGCCAGGATCTGAAGCACAAGCGTGACGAACTGCTTCCCCTTGACGCAATCATCCCGCTGGCTTTTTGCGTCCGCGACCTTGATGAGATGGTTCGCCTGGGCCGCCTTCGGCGGGAGCAGGCTTTGGATATCCAGACGGCACTTACTCGTTGCTACCAGGGCGTTTGGGAGGAGCTGTTCCCGCGTAAATGCTCCGGCGATGACTGCATAGCGGCGGGTATGGCCCGACTTGCCTTTACCGGCGGTCGCCTGCCCGACGGTCGACCGAACAGACTTGCCGCCGCCGCCAAAAACTATGTCTCAGCCTTCAGGAGAGCCTTTGCCCATCTTCTGGCAGACCTGCCCGTACCTGTCAGGGAACGTATTCTGCGTAGGGCGAGCGATGTACTCCTAGAGGCAGAACCGTCGATGAGAGCCGGTTGGTCGGGCGAATGATTATTCGGAATGGTTGCCTGGTTCCCGGCGGGCATCGTGTGGTAGCCAAGAGCGAACCATCAGGAGGTCAAATTCGGACTGTTTTAGGGCGATGCCGGCAGGCTGGTCGGGGGCCATCATGCGGGATTGATCGGGTCGCCGAACAAGGTGGAAGGTGGCAGCCTTTGTACAGATTTTTCTATTTGGCTGAATTCCAGCTACTTGGGAGCTAGCCCGGGGTCCAGAATTACGCAATTTCTGGCGTCAGAATGAGGTGCTTTTACGTCGACAAATTGTTACACTCAGCGGTATGAGAACGGTGAAGACAACCAGGCAACAACCGACTAACCAGATCACAGGCCTTGGCCGAATGCGCGAAGAGCACCAGCGAGACGTGGCCTACGTCCAGCTTCGCCACCATTTGATTCTTCAGCAGATTCCTCCGGGGTCGAGGCTGGCCGAAGTGGAGTGGGCGGCTCGGCTGGGGGTGAACCGTACGGCACTCCGGGAGGCATTTGCACGGCTGGCATCGGAAGGGCTGATCAGGCGCGGTGAAAAGACCGGGTACATCGTGCCAGTGCTCACCAAGAAAGATGAACACGACAGCCTGCTCGTTCGGGTGGCGCTGGAGGCCTGTGCGATCGACATTATCTGCGCCAGCGGGCTGAACACGCCGTCGCATCTGGAGCGGCTTTCGGCAGCGTGCGACTTGCTGGCGCAATTGGTTGACGAGGAATACCACCTGAGCACGGTGGAAGCCGATTGGCGCTTCCATCAGGCTCTCATAGAGGCAGCCGGCAACGAGCCATTGGTCATCGCGTACCGTCACGCTCCGGTATTGATGCTGCAGGCCACTATTCGGAGAGGGCCGGACTGGGTTCAGCGGGAAGAACGCAGCATTGCCGAGCATCGCCAGGTTTTGGCCGCAATGCTGAGCGGAGACGCGACAGAAGCGAAAAGAGTGCTGCGGCAGCACCTGGTCGACTCATGGGAAGCGGAGCGGACGAGTCGCAAGACGATGGAGTCGGCGTAAGGTTGCGGGCGCAGCGGTCCAGTGCGGCGCCTGCCCAAAGGGGAGAATCGTTGGCAGAGTGGGTAACCCGAAGGGAGAAGGAACTGCGCCTAACATTCTTGGCAAGCAGGAGATCCGTGGAGCATTGAGGTGTGATTCCTAAGATCTTGCTAGACATGTGTGTATGCCCATGATGCGCCGTTTCAATTTGTTCCAAGTCGACTATTTTCACTTGGTTTATTAAGCTATAGATGGAAATATGCCCGGGCTGGCGTTATCAGGGCGCGCGCATACAGATTTTCCGCTTTTTCTGTTGACAGAAGAGCCGGAATCCGATATTCTGGCCAATGGCTGCGAGAGGTGCCCTCCGGAATCGGGTGTGGGCAGCGCATCACAGGTGGAAGTGGCCCCATGAGCGCGGTCAGTCAAATCCGTCTATCGAGCCGCGCCGCAGTGCTGGGGAACGGCATGTCGATGCGCGATCTTAGTGCGTAGCCCAAGTTGATAC contains the following coding sequences:
- a CDS encoding DUF4838 domain-containing protein, whose product is MKTCPIARVLLMTAISHGVTGWHVTRAADVTSCVIVQERKPVVEILVAGENPVLDAAVKDLTKYVELISGAELKVTRGTEDLPGPTLHIGETSLYDDTAEARKHIKLDGFVIARLGENLIVAGNIPQGTANGVYTILQDQFGVRWYYAGPLWEVVPKATSLAINVKPNAPGGAYLENPSFYGRQMWGRMPSDDFGRRMRMTHEGVKLPYHGTGHALNQVVNPQKYGDHPEYFAFWDGKRHVEHDVHPCFTHPDMFDIFMRYVREGGTNFGVNDNLTACKCDRCLAVDGKSEPYNGMWNFSESYFQLIARVAAQTAKEFPDRQLGVFAYQLTTTPPKTVEHIGHNVTVVLCEDTAQNFDPKYKEIDQRIAAEWVRKAGAVRFYDYVGINYWTPRYFPHILADQMRHIARIGVQGYGTHHVSMIDTSMPMYYLLYQLLWNAEL
- a CDS encoding glycosyltransferase; translation: MRSGKVSGCFDPGLIGYNARCHKHGRAARKAGRRPIGVDETMASTPSVAIIIATMNRRDVVLFTLARLHEPNRIPGDYEIAVCVNPSSDNTVKAIRERFPDVRVISLERNLGSCAKAIGVAETRSEYVVFLDDDSHPWPDAIARMFEKFRADKRLGAAAFTVHLPDGRQECSALPGVFVGCGVGFRRAALDAVGGLDGSFFMQAEEYDLSFRLAAGGWKVKTFTDLGVDHLKTPTARLSGRTVRYDTRNNRIVIARYLPDEYEEVYRQDWMQRYRWIGEANGHLRDYWRGRLAGAFRATRDRRTYARWRLSSTAFESLFRVKHIASQMQRLADSGVRRIILADLGKNIYPFVYGAQSAGLEVLCIADDRFARPGRRYRGIPVVETAESLMMKGDAIVVSNASAVHAESRHRALEKATDLPIHRWFGYDKPLPEGV
- a CDS encoding N-acetylneuraminate synthase family protein — its product is MRIGELDLNQRVMVAAEIGNNHEGSYSLAQEMILRAAQAGVDAVKFQTIVPERLVSPGEEKRLAMLRRFQLSYEQFARLQEVATNAGVLFLSTPFDLQSAGFLAPLVPAFKIASGDNNFFPLIDVIARTGKPIILSAGLADLEDVRRTKGFIERIWTELGVDPGLAVLHCVVSYPTPAKDANLLAIRKLASLGVTVGYSDHTVGIEAAVLSVACGARIIEKHFTISKTYSDFRDHRLSADPSDMADLVRRVRLAEEMLGSQEKRMLEAEQPLALATRRSIVAARDLPAGTVLKWEHLDWLRPGGGLAPGRESELLGRRLACPVAKGKPLMPDHLQP
- a CDS encoding GNAT family N-acetyltransferase, whose translation is MSGVTDHLKPDAWLAERLGRETYRLTVDEALLDPAGEAERDALLAILNRPAFVYTKVSPTFMEGLRFLQRHDFRLVDTNVIFEKKAYPGRQETEDSGVRLAKPSDRDATVELARSSFRYSRFHLDPQIPRETADRIKADWVAAYFAGTRGHQMVVIQVDEEVAGFLQLLRAADGSLVIDLIAVDERYRRRGLGAEMIAFVESRTRAGELIRVGTQIANIASVRLYESAGFRMTEAQYVFHYHHA
- a CDS encoding NAD(P)-dependent oxidoreductase, producing MSDFSERRIALVGGAGFIGHHLALRLKSLGAEVLVVDSLAVNNLYSLHREGRTNANAELYLRVIRERLDLLEDRAIPLEVMDARDYNGLSQVLASFDPDAIVHLAAVAHAGKSNKDPFSTFDHSLRTLENALDIARATKLHIRHFVYLSSSMVYGNFKTPTVDEDTVCEPLGIYGALKFAGEKIVIAYNQVFNLPYTIVRPSALYGERCISRRVSQIFMENAARGLPITVNGDGSDRLDFTYIADLVSGIVNVLENENALNQTFNLTYGQSRSIAELAGIVAGHFPGIKVEYTPKDNLMPDRGTLCVDKAKRLIGYQPRYPLELGMAEYARWYKELFAPACAA
- a CDS encoding DegT/DnrJ/EryC1/StrS family aminotransferase gives rise to the protein MIDEAERRAVAEVLNDVTLTHGPRVKEFERAFAAFTGAPAAVATASCTASMHLVYMHLGLGPGDEVIVPTQTHTATAHCVELVGARPVFVDSEPKTGNIDISRIEPLINERTKALAVVHYLGLPVDMDAVMDMARRHNLFVVEDCALALGTYYRGIHAGLLGDVGCFSFYPVKHITTGEGGMVISRHRTVNESVARLRAFGIDRNVVEDRRVPGMYDVQGLGLNYRLNEIGAAMGIEQMKKLPEFLRRRRENHEALEAALKEIPGIELLQSTHEHFQSSYYCMVMLLQPKWAERRPEIMEALKARGVGTSVYYPKPVPRMTYYRRKYGCAEDAFPVASMISDRGVALPVGPHVNREDVDYMVSAIEEVLSGIN
- a CDS encoding Gfo/Idh/MocA family oxidoreductase → MSKLRVGIIGLGVGERHIAGYREHPGCEVVALCDFNEDKRREVAARHPGVAMKANAEEVLDDPSVDVVSIATYDHFHFEQAARAIRNGKHVFVEKPMFLREEEGRQLRTLLEEHPGTVLSSNLVLRMSPRFTSLKNMIDTGKLGELYYAEADYNYGRLHKLTQGWRGQATYYSVVHGGAVHMVDLLLWLTGDTIVEVQAYGNRICSKDSAFRFDDMVVACLRFESGMVGKVTANFGCVMPHFHGLTVYGSRGTFVNDRDCARLYQSREPADPVQEIRTEYPGVHKGDLIRSFVNAILEGTRPAVTADDAFRAMSICVAIERATRQAGAVEVNYL
- a CDS encoding NTP transferase domain-containing protein is translated as MFVQARMTSQRLPGKVMLDVAGRPLLAYLMERLAHCHRVSTVIVLTSRDASDDPVADFCQQRALKCFRGDLDNVARRFADALDHYGFEGFVRISGDSPLLDQALVDRSVDAFLTGNHDLVTNVFPRSYPTGQSVEVVSAPAFRRALSRMSKPSHVEHVTSYFYENHQAFSILNISAPAQLREIRLSVDTRADYEVFCRIVGLMEKPHWQYSLSEVVELYRRGAAQAGLAALT
- a CDS encoding glycosyltransferase, whose protein sequence is MAKNRQTVSLYVPAYNAGRTLACCLASVLRMRPRPDELIVVDDGSTDDTPRIARQAGFALVRHPENRGVATARNTAIRTARGKLVASLDADQIAPRDWLARMLKNFEGRRRIVGCCGRVVEKHTDTIADRWRAVHMKLSFGMRRSYDPRWLHGGTMLVRDAVLDVGLYNERCLRAYEDVELVARLKAAGHVLLYDPTIIATHLKRSRPGDVVRDFWSYWAAKNEIEGAYKSLAAACRLMIARQMGIAAYRIGQDLKHKRDELLPLDAIIPLAFCVRDLDEMVRLGRLRREQALDIQTALTRCYQGVWEELFPRKCSGDDCIAAGMARLAFTGGRLPDGRPNRLAAAAKNYVSAFRRAFAHLLADLPVPVRERILRRASDVLLEAEPSMRAGWSGE
- a CDS encoding GntR family transcriptional regulator encodes the protein MREEHQRDVAYVQLRHHLILQQIPPGSRLAEVEWAARLGVNRTALREAFARLASEGLIRRGEKTGYIVPVLTKKDEHDSLLVRVALEACAIDIICASGLNTPSHLERLSAACDLLAQLVDEEYHLSTVEADWRFHQALIEAAGNEPLVIAYRHAPVLMLQATIRRGPDWVQREERSIAEHRQVLAAMLSGDATEAKRVLRQHLVDSWEAERTSRKTMESA